A window of Exiguobacterium sp. FSL W8-0210 contains these coding sequences:
- the yajC gene encoding preprotein translocase subunit YajC produces the protein MQQLLTFLPMILIFVVFYFLLIRPQNKRQKQVRQMQNELSRGDSIVTIGGLHGVVQKVDDTTVTLKSGNAQLTFNRSAVAEVTKKSTTVMGDETVE, from the coding sequence ATGCAACAATTATTGACATTCCTCCCGATGATCTTGATCTTCGTGGTGTTCTATTTCTTGTTGATCCGTCCACAGAACAAACGCCAGAAGCAAGTGCGTCAGATGCAAAATGAACTCTCACGCGGCGATTCGATCGTAACGATCGGCGGTCTTCACGGGGTTGTCCAAAAAGTGGACGACACGACGGTGACATTGAAGTCAGGAAACGCACAATTGACATTCAACCGAAGTGCTGTGGCAGAAGTGACGAAAAAATCAACGACTGTCATGGGCGACGAAACGGTCGAATAA
- the tgt gene encoding tRNA guanosine(34) transglycosylase Tgt, whose protein sequence is MTKHAVTYEHIKTCKQSGARLGIVHTPHGSFETPVFMPVGTQATVKTMAPEQIKDMNANIILANTYHLWVRPGHDVIKEAGGLHKFMNWDGAILTDSGGFQVFSLADLRNISEEGVHFRNHLNGDKLFLSPEKAMEIQNALGSDIMMAFDECPPYPASHEYMKASVERTSRWAERCLAAHERPHDQALFGIIQGGEYEDLRRQSAKDLVALDFPGYAVGGLSVGEPKDVMYRALEFTTPLMPEDKPRYLMGVGSPDALIEGAIRGIDMFDCVLPTRIARNGTLMTSKGRLVVRNAKYARDFRPLDENCDCYACKNYSRSYIHHLIRAQETFGLHLCSTHNLHFLVKLMEGVRQAICEDRLLDFKEEFFEEYGYNLPNAKNF, encoded by the coding sequence TTTGAGACACCGGTCTTCATGCCGGTCGGAACACAAGCGACGGTCAAGACGATGGCACCGGAACAAATCAAGGACATGAACGCGAACATCATCCTCGCGAACACGTACCATTTATGGGTGCGTCCTGGACACGATGTCATCAAGGAAGCAGGCGGTCTGCATAAATTCATGAACTGGGATGGCGCGATTCTCACGGACTCAGGTGGTTTCCAAGTCTTCTCACTCGCTGATCTCCGGAATATTTCGGAAGAAGGCGTTCATTTTCGTAACCATTTAAACGGTGACAAACTGTTCTTATCACCAGAAAAAGCAATGGAAATCCAGAATGCACTCGGTTCAGACATCATGATGGCGTTTGATGAGTGCCCACCGTATCCAGCTTCTCACGAGTACATGAAAGCATCTGTTGAACGGACAAGCCGCTGGGCAGAACGTTGTCTTGCAGCGCATGAACGTCCACATGATCAAGCGCTGTTCGGTATCATCCAAGGCGGAGAATACGAAGACTTACGTCGTCAAAGTGCAAAAGACCTCGTTGCGCTTGATTTCCCGGGTTATGCGGTCGGTGGTCTATCGGTCGGAGAACCGAAAGACGTCATGTACCGTGCGCTCGAATTCACGACACCACTCATGCCGGAAGACAAACCGCGTTATTTGATGGGCGTTGGTTCACCGGACGCGTTGATTGAAGGCGCGATTCGCGGAATCGATATGTTCGATTGTGTCTTACCAACACGAATTGCACGAAACGGAACGTTAATGACCTCAAAAGGTCGTCTTGTCGTTCGGAACGCGAAATATGCACGTGATTTCCGTCCGCTCGATGAGAACTGTGATTGCTACGCGTGTAAGAATTACTCACGTTCGTACATCCATCACTTGATTCGTGCGCAAGAAACGTTCGGTCTTCATCTGTGTTCGACACACAATCTTCACTTCCTCGTCAAGTTGATGGAAGGCGTTCGTCAAGCGATTTGTGAGGATCGTCTGCTCGATTTCAAGGAAGAATTCTTCGAAGAATACGGTTACAATTTACCGAACGCAAAGAATTTCTAA